The sequence AGAGCGCtccaattaagaaaaaaaaactttgtctCTCTTGCAGGCATCGATCCAACACAGGCTGGAGACGCAGCTTGTTATACCGTGTGACGAACCCCTAACTTTGGCCAGATATAGTGAGCCAACACTGCCCTCCGTAGGTAGAAAAGGGAATATCAACATATTGGAGCACGGTAGTGAAGGAGAAGCAGACATGGAAAGCACCGTATGGGATGAAAGAGGGGGATATGAACCTTGGGCAGCTGCTAACCCCCTCCCTGCATCATACtgctcatcctcatcatcatcatcatcgtcctgCCCCAACCCTCCTGCTGTAGCCCTCCAAACAGACCTGTTTACCTTTGACCCAAACCAGACGTCTCCCAACCTCAGCCCCCTCTCAATATTAGCACCACAACCCAGCACTGCCATCTCAGGAGTCATCCAAGCCTCAGAATTGGGCACTTTAAAAACGTTAGCTGTAGGGATAATTGGGCCaacagatgaagaggaggaggcagaagaAGATTGGAGCGGCCAGGATGTGAATCTCCTCTCACTAACTTTTGGTGGAAACGAGGAGTTCAGTGAGGAGAAATCAGGTGTGGACACACAGGAGGAGGAGCCAACATCTTCCTCAGACACAGAGGAGTCCCCTTACATGGCCACTCTTCTACTATCCCAAACTACTGAAACCATAACAGCgaaagaggtggaggaggaggaggaagaagaagaagagtgttCAGTTTATGTGGGCTTTAGGGCCAAACTTAGTTGAACAGTATCATAATGTTGTACAAATCTGCCACAGACTTTTAGTTGCACCCATGGAGATTTTACTGCTAGATGTCTCCTTAATGTGTCTTTTTAATTAacgtgttgtttgttttgttaacCAGTGTTGTAATGTAGATCTGTGGTGCCAGGAGATCTAACCTGATTTCATTTTCAAGAGACAGAGTTATTTTTCACTCCCAACAACCAGGgggtgcagtttttttttaatacccccccccttttctccctcagTTGTAcgtgtccaattaccccactcttctgagccatcctggtcgctgctccacaccctatGATGATCCGGAAAGGGCtgtagactgccacatgcctcctccgatacatgtggagtcaccagccgctgcttttaacctgacagtgcggagtttcgctagggggacttagcgcgtgggaggatcacgctattccccccagttctcctgcccccctgaacagatgtcctgactgaccagaggaggcgctagtgcagcgaccaggacacatacccacattcggcttcccacctgcagacacggtcaattgtgtctgtagggacgcctgaccaagctggaggtaacacggggattcaaactggcaatccccatgttggtaggcaacagaatagaccgccacgccacccagatgcccagtgAGTGTAAATGAGACCAGAATATAATAATTACATTACTCCTTGCCATCTCAGAGTTAACTTgagtagggatgggtatcattaagattttaacagtactactactcttaccgatactgcttatcgatccggTACGTTAAcagtactcttatcggttctttttgttttttgttttttttttaagcggaaaaaatcaaaacaaatgtAGAACAGAAtgaacattgctttattttctcatatcTGGACAGAGTGTTACTTTTAATCACTAACCCACGTTTGTATAATTTGGTTAACTCtgtgtgggctctaggctgctagcatacatacctgaggtggatgggcaACAAAAGATTGTTTGTATTTCCACCCTTACATGCAGAAGACTTGTTACACTTGTGAcaacgagcattgtcagcatcgactaTAACGAAGTATAACCACACTTGACCGTTAAGTTCTCTCTctgccattgtcactaagagcaggctctgtgtgtgtgcgcatgtcacAGTTGGCCCCACCCCTCGGCTTCCATTTACGACAGTTTCCGAGAGCAAGATCTGTCTTGTGGATTGGGAATAGAGAAAATGCATCATtaatgtcttaatcttattgcaaattagaaacaaaAGTTGTTGaaataaaaggtgcaagataacgtttatgtagcctaaataaataggacatGTGTTTTCTTAATTTCGCCAATACTGAGAGCAGAACCGTTAATGTctgagcttatcaatactacggtcttAAAAATTTAATAATTTAGCATCGGTGCCCATTTAATACCGGTTATGGTACCCATCCCTACACTTGAGcttttaacatttttattttGGGGCTTTGGATTGTTTTTACCAATGCCTAGGTGTATGAACCTCAATTTTCTGTAAGAGATGTTGGTGCTGTGAGCTGTCAACAGTCATTCAGTGCAAAAGAACAAAAAGTTCCCCACTTGGCAAACTTGCCTGCTGTGCTTTTGTTTGTtctttgttctttgtttttgttttttatttttatacagTGAAAGAATTTTTAGCCCCAAACTGGGGAGGTGCTCTTTAACAGTATTGTCAATGTCATCCTATGACATTATGTTCACATCTCAGATGTGTATAGTTAATATGACATTACACTCATGCTTTCCAATTTTATCACTTGAGTGTGTCCAAATATGAGACACTTTCCTCCACTGGACATGTTTAGTGTTTCCTCTACTACAAAAAAAGGAAATAGAGAGTTATAGATCACCTAGCTGTGAATTTTACCCTAATGGTTATTTCAGTGCTACAGGATTCAtgagtctttttttttcaacttgTGCCATTCAGCAAACCCTGCTGAACACTGCAAATTATCATCATATTACTTCAGGAAAGTTGAAACAAAGCAACTTAAGGAACTCGGTGGCATGTTCAAATAATGGCTTGTGTCTTACATGGTGACTGATTACTGTATGATTCAGGACCTTGCAGTAGATTGTGCTGTTTTGCCATTTAAGATGCATGCCATTTCAGTGCCACAAAATACTAGGTGCCAGTTAGTCAATTTACCATTTACCAAGTATTCCGTTGCATTTTCTTAAACGTTGTTTTTGATATTACGTTACTGTTCCAGAATCTTATTTTAATGCAAAGGCTGCAATCTGGCAAGGTGTGAAAAAGTTTGAGGAACCCTTTTGCTTTGTGATGTTTTCTGTTACCTGGGGAACCTCTCCATCTCACACATTTATAATCACATTTCAAATCAAATCATTTTTGAATGGTAATAGTTGCTAGATAACTAATGTAcgtgctcaaatttgttggtaccccgccacaaaaaaaaaagaagaatgcacaattttctctgaaataactGGAAACTGACAAACGTAATTGACATCCATCATTGTTTATTCCATATATTATAGAAATCGGACTTTCCTTTTGATTTTTCATTCAAGATTTTTCATCACTTTTCAGGAGGAATGAAGCATTATTTCCATGAGCTGTAAGGGTACCAACAAATCTGAGCATGTCTATATATGGTAAAATTATGAAAGGTGACATTACTCAGTTCATCACTCTTGTTGGTCAAAATGTTTTTACCACATACTCAGTAGGAGGTCTTTTTTTATTTCAGGATAAGTAATACCAGGATAAGTATTTCCATAGATAAGTGATATACATTATGAATGTTACAGTATAGAACTATTTTAAAGAAGGCAAACAATATAATCAAACATCCATACTTGCTCcatatttgtgtttatttttatGTTAAAATCACTTCAATATCATGGCTTTTGCATACACCCAAAGTCAATGCCAACATGCGCAAGAAATAAAGAATTACAGTAAGCAAAGTCTGtcattactttcttttttttttcaaaatgaatAAAGGTAGATCTTGAATATAAAGAGAATGTTTTTGTCATTGATGTAAAAGTACCAAGTTTTCATGCAAACAGGCTAGCTTTTATGTAGTATTTCTCCAAGCTTACATTTTACAAATCTCTAAAAGCCACAGCATGCACAAACATGTTGACCCCATAAGCTAAAACAGATGACATACCACCGACCCCATACAGCTAGCTGTTCCCAACGTAACGTGCATGGGTCCAGAGAGCGTGAGATGTGAGGCGCGCACTGTGGAGGGGTTAAATACAGGAGAGCTGAGGTAGAAAAACACAGGGAGGGACTTCAGGGGAAAATGAAACTCAGTCCTGTAGGCCAGAGTAAATGACGTTTTGCGCCCCCCACTCTGTTACTATACATTATGCTTTAACCCAAACACAGCAGATTTCTCATCCTTGTATATCTCAGACTTGAAGTTCAGTCACAACCACACTGCCCATGGAGTGATGATGAAGCTCTGGATACCTCTTCTTCTTCAGTTTTTACACTATGGTAATGTTCCTTGGATTGAATCAAAGGTTTTAAGGGAGTTTGTCTCGTCGGATTGAAAAGATGTGCATGCCTGTCTGCGTAGTCTTCTGCTGCAAGCACTGTATGGTTGTATGGCACTCCCTGGTCTTTGCATTACCAACTTATGACctttgttttgtatttgtgtgtgtgatgaggaGGTGGGGCAATAGTTTATGGCATTTGTAAAAATCTATAGCTGACCTAGTTTGAAGTTGTTTACATGTGTTAAAGGGCCAGTGGTTGAAATTCACATATTGAAGATTCTGCCAACAGAACattcaaaaaacttttttttgtcaGTCAACAGGTATGATATGactatacatgtttttttttctcatgttgCCTCATGTTAAATGTTCCTCTTTCCAGGGGCTGGCAGTCATCTTCCTGCCCCCCTCAATGTGTCCATCAATTCCTTCAACATGGAACACACACTGAACTTTTTGCCGGGCCCGGGAACCCCTACAGGAACATTCTTCAGGGTTCACTTTCTCCGCTTCAGGTACTTTATACAGCTTCTCCAAATGGGAAGAAACTAAAAGATATTTCATATATCAGCATGGCCGAATGCTGTCTCAGTTAAGG comes from Lampris incognitus isolate fLamInc1 chromosome 11, fLamInc1.hap2, whole genome shotgun sequence and encodes:
- the LOC130120784 gene encoding uncharacterized protein LOC130120784 isoform X2, encoding MDTPNHKQWLTIIDDILVMETLTYRLQMEEGCFEKDWGKWSRSWEFVPGCEHVKHPLNCNLTDVFSNTGEIYYYQVTTVLGDQTSVHAYQPGFMPIKGTILDLPLLSVHPCGKFLCVGLQPPMEHMRKSYDSLQYELKIKSISAHGTEFLITTNSLKEKIVKDLAPGRQYCVSVRIADSVVGRDSNYSQPRCAFTNGIISDTAISLMMCLILLLGLLTLPLLFWTGFIGLKTPLPPLLASIQHRLETQLVIPCDEPLTLARYSEPTLPSVGRKGNINILEHGSEGEADMESTVWDERGGYEPWAAANPLPASYCSSSSSSSSSCPNPPAVALQTDLFTFDPNQTSPNLSPLSILAPQPSTAISGVIQASELGTLKTLAVGIIGPTDEEEEAEEDWSGQDVNLLSLTFGGNEEFSEEKSGVDTQEEEPTSSSDTEESPYMATLLLSQTTETITAKEVEEEEEEEEECSVYVGFRAKLS